A genomic stretch from Asterias rubens chromosome 7, eAstRub1.3, whole genome shotgun sequence includes:
- the LOC117292741 gene encoding 28S ribosomal protein S34, mitochondrial-like: MTMAAVHRHTWHTGKNLFSILTELPNFGVGRIVTRRRWVQMYPKEEPSYYKITRVKIDCTRPDLDQGEVWGECTYRGYSREGVSVSIGAWWKREWELIRKTDEEEFIKFTPKAEHFHAAPNYVRLPPLLEAMAKKQLDDKGVKVDENDPPLLKLQVNKGYRYNFYQIEGEKSVGEY, from the exons ATGACCATGGCAGCCGTCCACAGACACACATGGCACACAGGGAAGAATCTGTTTAGTATTCTGACAGAGCTACCCAACTTCGGGGTCGGCAGAATCGTTACAAGGCGACGTTGGGTTCAGATGTATCCTAAGGAAGAACCGAGTTACTACAAAATAACACGAGTCAAGATTGACTGCACAAGACCG GATCTGGACCAGGGTGAGGTCTGGGGAGAGTGTACTTACAGGG GATACAGCCGAGAGGGAGTGTCTGTGTCGATCGGAGCATGGTGGAAAAGAGAATGGGAACTAATCCGGAAGACAGATGAGGAAGAATTCATAAAATTCACCCCAAAAGCAGAACACTTCCACGCCGCTCCGAACTACGTCCGCTTGCCCCCACTCCTAGAGGCCATGGCAAAGAAACAACTTGACGACAAGGGGGTCAAAGTCGACGAGAACGACCCGCCGTTGTTAAAACTCCAAGTCAATAAGGGATACAGGTATAACTTTTATCAGATCGAAGGGGAGAAAAGTGTCGGCGAATACTGA